The Caldibacillus debilis DSM 16016 genome includes a region encoding these proteins:
- the mce gene encoding methylmalonyl-CoA epimerase — MKGVDHIGIAVRSLEEALPFYTGVLPFKLVKMETVESEQVRVAFLDAGNCKIELLEPAGEDGPVAKFLEKRGEGIHHVAFETDSIHQTIQQLAERGARMVSAEPKEGASGALVAFIHPKSAGGVLYEVCQKRKK; from the coding sequence GTGAAGGGTGTGGATCATATCGGCATCGCCGTCCGCTCGCTGGAAGAGGCCTTGCCCTTTTATACCGGGGTCTTGCCGTTCAAGCTCGTCAAAATGGAAACGGTGGAATCGGAACAGGTGCGGGTCGCCTTTCTGGACGCCGGGAATTGTAAAATTGAACTTTTGGAGCCGGCCGGCGAGGATGGCCCGGTGGCGAAATTCCTGGAGAAACGGGGGGAAGGGATCCATCACGTCGCTTTTGAAACCGATTCCATCCATCAGACGATTCAACAACTGGCAGAACGGGGGGCGCGGATGGTCAGCGCAGAACCAAAGGAGGGGGCATCGGGTGCCCTGGTCGCTTTCATCCATCCGAAATCGGCCGGCGGCGTTCTTTACGAAGTTTGCCAAAAAAGGAAAAAATAA
- a CDS encoding acyl-CoA carboxylase subunit beta encodes MKTKETDIFEKIHELYDKRREIELGGGEEKIDRQHEKGKLTARERIDHLVDKDSFVEIGPFIEHRSHDFGMDRMKGPGDGVVTGFATIDGRPVYLFSQDFTVFGGALGEMHAKKIANVMDLAAKTGVPIIGMNDSGGARIQEGVISLDGYGHVFYRNSIYSGVVPQISLILGPCAGGAVYSPAITDFVIMVEKTSQMFITGPKVIESVTGEKISSEDLGGAKVHASVSGNAHLRAATEEEAFFLVRRLLSYLPSNYKKKPPAGKGGEENDYRPDLTDIVPMDPTRPYDVREVVREVVDRESFFEIHPDFAKNIVVGFARIKGEVVGLVCNQPKWMAGGLDIDSSDKAARFIRFCDAFNIPLITFEDVTGFFPGVKQEHGGIIRHGAKILYAYSEATVPKITVILRKAYGGAYVALNSKAIGADLVYAWPNAEIAVMGPHGAANIIFAKEIQASPDPERVRQQKIAEYREKFANPYVAAKMGMVDDIIDPRETRIKLIQALRMLKNKEETRPAKKHGNIPL; translated from the coding sequence GTGAAAACAAAGGAAACGGACATTTTTGAAAAGATTCACGAACTTTACGACAAAAGGCGGGAAATCGAGCTGGGCGGAGGAGAAGAGAAGATCGACCGGCAGCACGAAAAGGGCAAGCTGACCGCCCGGGAAAGGATCGATCATTTGGTTGATAAGGATTCCTTTGTGGAAATCGGCCCTTTTATCGAACACCGTTCCCATGATTTCGGAATGGACAGAATGAAAGGGCCGGGCGACGGCGTCGTGACCGGATTCGCAACGATTGACGGCCGTCCCGTCTATTTGTTTTCCCAGGATTTTACCGTTTTCGGCGGCGCCCTGGGGGAAATGCACGCGAAGAAGATCGCCAACGTGATGGATCTGGCCGCGAAAACGGGTGTCCCGATCATCGGCATGAACGATTCCGGCGGGGCCCGGATCCAGGAGGGGGTCATCTCCTTGGACGGGTACGGGCATGTTTTTTATCGGAACTCGATCTATTCCGGCGTCGTCCCGCAAATTTCGCTCATTTTGGGCCCGTGCGCCGGCGGGGCGGTCTATTCCCCGGCCATTACCGACTTCGTCATCATGGTGGAGAAAACGAGCCAAATGTTCATCACCGGCCCGAAGGTCATCGAATCGGTGACCGGCGAAAAGATTTCTTCGGAAGATTTGGGCGGGGCGAAGGTGCACGCCTCCGTCAGCGGCAACGCCCATCTGCGGGCGGCGACGGAAGAGGAGGCCTTCTTTCTCGTCCGCAGGCTGTTAAGCTATCTCCCTTCCAACTACAAAAAAAAACCGCCTGCGGGAAAAGGAGGGGAGGAGAATGATTACCGTCCGGATTTGACGGATATCGTCCCGATGGATCCGACCCGCCCCTACGACGTGCGGGAGGTCGTCCGGGAAGTGGTCGACCGCGAATCCTTTTTTGAAATCCATCCCGATTTTGCCAAAAATATCGTCGTCGGTTTCGCCCGGATCAAAGGGGAAGTGGTCGGCTTGGTCTGCAACCAGCCGAAATGGATGGCGGGGGGATTGGATATCGATTCCTCGGACAAGGCGGCCCGCTTCATCCGTTTTTGCGACGCCTTCAATATTCCGCTCATCACTTTTGAAGATGTGACCGGATTTTTCCCGGGGGTGAAGCAGGAACACGGCGGGATCATCCGCCACGGGGCGAAGATCTTGTATGCCTATTCCGAAGCCACCGTCCCGAAAATTACGGTCATCCTGCGCAAGGCGTACGGCGGGGCCTATGTGGCGCTGAATTCCAAGGCGATCGGCGCCGATTTGGTGTATGCCTGGCCCAATGCGGAAATCGCCGTCATGGGCCCCCACGGGGCGGCCAACATCATTTTTGCCAAGGAGATCCAGGCGAGCCCCGATCCCGAGCGCGTCCGGCAGCAAAAAATCGCCGAATACCGGGAAAAATTCGCCAATCCCTACGTGGCGGCGAAAATGGGAATGGTGGATGATATCATCGACCCGCGGGAAACGAGAATCAAGCTCATCCAGGCCCTCCGTATGCTGAAAAACAAGGAGGAGACCCGCCCGGCGAAAAAACATGGCAATATTCCCCTGTAA
- a CDS encoding M20/M25/M40 family metallo-hydrolase, whose amino-acid sequence MIQQERLIEEFTELVGVDSETKEERNIADLLLKKLTGLGLEAYEDDSASATGHGAGNLIAIMKGNKKEADPIYFTCHMDTVTPGKGIRVQRKDGYLSSDGTTILGADDKAGLAALLEALRVVKENRLPHGDIQIIITAGEESGLVGAKALDPAKIRAKYGFALDSEGKVGTIVVAAPSQAKIRTIIYGKSAHAGVAPEKGISAIQIAAKAIAKMPLGRIDEETTANIGRFEGGRATNIVCDRVDIWAEARSLNKEKLEKQLKTMKEIFEKTAEEMGGRAEVRTEISYPAFAFCEEDPVVQIAKEAAEKVGREAVLAKIGGGSDANIFAGFGIPTVVLGVGYEEIHTTHERIPVGELVKLSEMVLAIIETAANRK is encoded by the coding sequence ATGATTCAGCAGGAAAGGCTCATCGAAGAATTCACGGAACTCGTCGGGGTGGATTCGGAAACGAAGGAAGAGAGAAACATCGCCGACCTGTTGCTGAAAAAATTGACCGGGCTGGGGCTGGAGGCCTACGAAGACGATTCCGCATCGGCGACCGGCCACGGCGCGGGAAACCTGATCGCCATCATGAAGGGCAACAAAAAAGAGGCCGATCCCATCTATTTTACCTGCCATATGGATACCGTCACCCCGGGGAAGGGGATTCGGGTGCAAAGGAAGGACGGCTATCTTTCGAGCGACGGGACGACCATTTTGGGTGCGGATGATAAAGCCGGTTTGGCGGCCTTATTGGAAGCCCTGCGGGTGGTGAAGGAAAACCGCCTGCCCCACGGGGATATCCAGATCATCATCACGGCGGGCGAAGAGTCCGGCCTGGTGGGGGCCAAGGCTCTGGATCCGGCAAAAATCCGCGCCAAGTACGGCTTTGCCCTCGACAGCGAAGGAAAGGTCGGGACGATCGTCGTTGCCGCCCCATCCCAGGCGAAAATAAGGACGATCATTTACGGAAAAAGCGCCCATGCGGGGGTCGCGCCGGAAAAGGGCATATCGGCGATCCAAATCGCCGCGAAGGCGATCGCCAAAATGCCCCTCGGGCGGATCGACGAAGAGACGACCGCCAACATCGGCCGCTTTGAAGGGGGAAGGGCGACCAACATCGTTTGCGACCGGGTCGACATTTGGGCGGAAGCCAGGTCGTTGAACAAAGAAAAGCTGGAAAAACAGCTGAAAACGATGAAGGAGATCTTCGAAAAAACCGCCGAAGAAATGGGCGGAAGGGCGGAAGTCCGAACGGAGATTTCCTACCCCGCCTTCGCCTTTTGCGAAGAGGATCCGGTCGTCCAAATCGCGAAGGAAGCCGCGGAAAAGGTCGGACGCGAGGCCGTCCTCGCCAAGATCGGCGGAGGAAGCGACGCGAACATCTTCGCCGGCTTCGGCATACCGACCGTCGTCCTGGGGGTCGGCTATGAAGAAATACATACCACCCATGAACGGATCCCGGTCGGGGAATTGGTGAAACTGTCGGAAATGGTGCTGGCCATTATCGAAACGGCAGCGAACCGGAAGTAA
- a CDS encoding chemotaxis protein CheW translates to MGTANIVVFKVGGEEYGIDVKDVVSIEKMAEITPIPNLPGYVRGVTRIREEVIPVFDLSTVFHEEKTAADGLARLILLRIGPYPCALLVKEAKELLEIETSQISRIDLIACRSTPYFSGIVHIQDRIITMIDAAKLIGALGGMENIQASIDEAGVKA, encoded by the coding sequence ATGGGGACAGCCAATATCGTCGTGTTTAAAGTCGGCGGCGAAGAATACGGCATCGATGTGAAAGACGTGGTTTCCATCGAAAAAATGGCTGAAATCACGCCGATCCCGAACCTTCCCGGCTACGTCCGGGGAGTCACGAGAATCAGGGAGGAAGTCATCCCGGTATTCGACCTGTCAACCGTTTTCCATGAGGAAAAAACGGCGGCGGACGGGCTGGCCCGCCTGATTTTGCTCCGGATCGGCCCGTACCCTTGCGCCCTGTTGGTGAAGGAAGCGAAGGAGCTCTTGGAAATCGAGACTTCGCAAATCAGCCGGATCGATCTCATCGCCTGCCGAAGCACCCCCTACTTTTCCGGAATCGTCCATATTCAGGACCGGATCATTACGATGATCGACGCGGCAAAGCTGATCGGCGCGTTGGGAGGAATGGAAAATATCCAGGCGTCCATTGACGAAGCGGGCGTCAAGGCATGA